In Primulina huaijiensis isolate GDHJ02 chromosome 6, ASM1229523v2, whole genome shotgun sequence, a single window of DNA contains:
- the LOC140978271 gene encoding protein phosphatase 2C 16-like, translating to MMEDMAPSVAVTLSLGDHVCESLGISNQMEIKRLELVTETASLLSDPAMYDGTSSRWVSSYSCVKPETDETSSPLLGRNGAKPDMPKMTPLTENGCLIHDVQESEEDEILSIGEDPRVISAVGLLPIDCTADISLPLIVSETSLPIALEIEGIDNGQILAKVITLEERSIRRKTSGEFLKLNPKPNEECSDVPTIKASIVALPLSSENDPGKGGVKSVFEVDCIPLWGFVSIRGNRPEMEDAVVAVPHFMKIPIKMFIGDHMIDGVSQSLSYLTSHFFGVYDGHGGSQVANYCRDRIHLALQEELNNVKDDLVSASVRDTREVQWNKVFTSCFLKVDDEVGGRTSKDCHSGDVDATNCTSEPVAPETVGSTAVVAVVCSSHIIISNSGDSRAVLYRGKEAVALSVDHKPNREDEYARIEASGGKVIQWNGHRVFGVLAMSRSIGDRYLKPWIIPDPEVLFMPRARDDECLILASDGLWDVLTNEEVCEVARRRILIWHKKNGTQPLVERGEGVDPAAQSAAEYLSNLALQKGSKDNISVIVVDLKSRRKFKSKS from the exons ATGATGGAAGATATGGCTCCTTCAGTTGCGGTGACACTTAGCTTAGGTGATCATGTTTGTGAAAGTTTAGGGATTTCAAACCAAATGGAAATCAAAAGACTAGAACTAGTGACCGAAACAGCAAGTTTGCTATCAGATCCAGCCATGTATGATGGCACTAGTTCTAGGTGGGTTTCCAGTTACAGTTGTGTTAAACCTGAAACTGATGAGACTTCCTCGCCTTTGCTTGGGCGAAATGGAGCAAAACCTGATATGCCAAAGATGACACCGTTAACTGAAAATGGTTGTTTAATCCATGACGTTCAGGAAAGCGAAGAAGATGAGATTCTCTCAATTGGGGAAGACCCTCGTGTTATCAGTGCGGTTGGGTTGCTACCTATTGATTGTACTGCAGACATAAGCTTGCCTCTGATCGTTTCAGAGACTAGCTTGCCTATTGCCCTCGAGATAGAGGGCATTGACAATGGTCAAATACTTGCAAAGGTTATTACTTTGGAGGAAAGAAGCATTCGACGGAAAACATCGGGTGAATTTCTTAAACTGAATCCCAAGCCAAATGAAGAATGTTCAGATGTACCTACCATAAAGGCATCCATTGTAGCTCTTCCTTTATCCAGTGAGAATGATCCTGGGAAAGGTGGCGTTAAGAGTGTCTTTGAAGTGGACTGCATTCCGCTTTGGGGTTTTGTGTCTATCCGGGGAAATAGACCGGAGATGGAAGATGCTGTTGTTGCTGTACCTCATTTTATGAAAATTCCTATCAAGATGTTTATTGGTGACCATATGATAGATGGGGTTAGTCAGAGTTTGAGTTACCTGACGTCACATTTTTTTGGGGTGTACGATGGTCATGGTGGATCTCAG GTTGCGAACTATTGCCGTGATAGGATCCATTTGGCTTTACAGGAGGAGTTAAACAATGTTAAAGATGATTTGGTAAGTGCGAGTGTTAGAGACACTAGGGAGGTGCAGTGGAACAAGGTTTTTACAAGCTGCTTTCTAAAGGTTGATGATGAGGTTGGAGGAAGGACTAGCAAAGACTGTCACAGTGGGGATGTTGATGCAACCAATTGCACCTCTGAACCTGTTGCCCCAGAAACTGTGGGGTCAACCGCTGTTGTAGCAGTGGTTTGCTCATCCCACATTATAATTTCCAACAGTGGAGATTCGAGGGCTGTCCTTTATCGTGGTAAAGAAGCAGTCGCATTATCTGTTGATCATAAA CCAAATAGAGAAGATGAATATGCTAGAATTGAAGCATCTGGAGGCAAGGTGATACAGTGGAACGGACACCGGGTTTTCGGTGTTCTTGCAATGTCAAGATCCATTG GTGACAGATACTTGAAGCCATGGATTATACCTGATCCAGAAGTTTTGTTTATGCCTCGTGCTAGAGACGATGAGTGCCTTATTTTAGCCAGCGACGGGTTGTGGGATGTTTTGACAAACGAGGAAGTATGTGAAGTGGCTAGAAGACGGATCCTAATTTGGCACAAAAAGAATGGAACTCAACCATTAGTTGAGCGGGGGGAGGGAGTCGATCCTGCAGCACAATCTGCCGCAGAATATCTCTCAAATTTGGCCCTTCAGAAAGGTAGCAAGGATAATATTTCTGTAATTgtggtggatttgaaatcccGAAGGAAATTTAAGAGCAAATCTTGA
- the LOC140978272 gene encoding PHD finger protein ALFIN-LIKE 5-like encodes MDAGYNPRTVEEVFRDFKGRRGGLIKALTTDVEEFYQQCDPEKENLCLYGFPSEQWEVNLPAEEVPPELPEPALGINFARDGMQDKDWLSLVAVHSDAWLLSVAFYFGARFGFDKADRKRLFNMINELPTIFEVVSGAAKKQQKEKSAVSNHSSNKSKSKPKPLTTVAPEKIPISEAKDEEEGFEEEEDEHGDALCGACGENYASDEFWICCDLCERWFHGKCVKITPARAEHIKQYKCPTCSNKRARPS; translated from the exons atggacGCAGGATACAATCCGCGTACTGTCGAAGAAGTTTTTCGAGACTTTAAGGGCCGTCGAGGTGGCCTTATTAAAGCCCTTACTACAG ATGTTGAAGAATTCTACCAGCAGTGTGATCCTG aGAAGGAGAATTTGTGCTTGTATGGATTTCCTAGTGAACAGTGGGAGGTCAATTTACCCGCTGAAGAAGTACCTCCTGAACTCCCAGAGCCTGCTCTGGGCATCAACTTTGCAAGAGATGGAATGCAGGACAAAGATTGGTTATCTCTTGTTGCCGTCCACAGTGACGCTTGGTTGCTTTCTGTTGCCTTCTATTTTGGAGCAAGATTTGGGTTCGATAAAGCTGACAG GAAGCGACTTTTTAACATGATCAATGAACTTCCGACCATATTTGAAGTGGTTTCTGGTGCTGCAAAGAAGCAACAGAAAGAGAAATCAGCGGTCTCAAATCATAGCAGCAACAAATCCAAGTCAAAACCTAAACCA CTAACAACTGTAGCTCCAGAGAAAATTCCCATATCTGAGGCAAAAGATGAAGAAGAAGGGTTTGAAGAGGAAGAAGATGAGCACGGGGATGCCCTGTGCGGTGCTTGTGGAGAGAACTACGCATCAGATGAATTCTGGATATGCTGCGACCTATGTGAGAGGTGGTTCCATGGAAAGTGTGTCAAGATTACCCCTGCTAGAGCCGAGCACATAAAGCAGTACAAATGCCCCACTTGTAGCAACAAGAGAGCTCGACCCTCGTGA